One genomic segment of Rhinolophus sinicus isolate RSC01 linkage group LG11, ASM3656204v1, whole genome shotgun sequence includes these proteins:
- the EGLN2 gene encoding prolyl hydroxylase EGLN2 — MDSPCQPQPLSQALPLLPGSVSEPLEPGRSRMGVERYLPCPLLPSYHRPGCPGAPAEASAGSGTPRATATSTTASPLPEGFGGQDGGELRPLQSEGAAALVTKGCQRLAAQGARPEAPKRKWAEDGGDAPAPSKRPWARQENQEVEGEGGMGCSSGRGEASAGLREEELPAAPERLALDYIVPCMRYYGICVKDSFLGAALGSRVLAEVEVLKRGGRLRDGQLVSQRAIPPRSIRGDQIAWVEGHEPGCRSIGALMAHVDAVIRHCAGRLGGYVINGRTKAMVACYPGNGLGYVRHVDNPHGDGRCITCIYYLNQNWDVKVHGGLLQIFPEGRPVVANIEPLFDRLLIFWSDRRNPHEVKPAYATRYAITVWYFDAKERAAAKDKYQLASGQKGVQVPVSQPSTPT; from the exons ATGGACAGCCCGTGCCAGCCACAGCCCCTGAGTCAGGCTCTCCCTCTGTTGCCGGGTTCTGTGTCAGAGCCTTTGGAGCCTGGCCGGTCCAGGATGGGGGTAGAGAGATACCTGCCGTGTCCCCTGCTACCCTCCTACCACCGTCCAGGATGTCCAGGAGCGCCTGCTGAGGCCTCAGCGGGGAGTGGGACCCCCAGAGCCACAGCCACTTCCACCACAGCCAGCCCCCTGCCAGAGGGCTTTGGTGGGCAGGATGGTGGCGAGCTGCGGCCACTGCAGAGTGAGGGTGCTGCGGCACTGGTCACCAAGGGGTGCCAGCGACTGGCAGCCCAGGGCGCCCGGCCTGAAGCCCCTAAACGGAAATGGGCAGAGGATGGTGGGGATGCCCCTGCACCCAGCAAGCGGCCCTGGGCTAGGCAGGAGAACCAGGAGGTGGAGGGGGAGGGCGGCATGGGCTGCAGCAGTGGCCGTGGTGAGGCCAGCGCTGGGCTGAGGGAGGAGGAGCTGCCTGCTGCGCCTGAGCGCTTGGCCCTGGACTATATTGTGCCCTGCATGCGGTACTACGGCATCTGTGTCAAGGACAGCTTCCTGGGGGCGGCACTGGGTAGCCGTGTGCTGGCCGAGGTGGAGGTCCTGAAACGTGGTGGGCGCCTGCGTGATGGGCAGCTAGTGAGCCAGCGGGCTATCCCGCCACGCAGCATCCGTGGGGACCAGATTGCCTGGGTGGAAGGCCACGAGCCGGGCTGCAGAAGCATTGGGGCCCTCATGGCCCATGTGGACGCTGTGATCCGGCACTGCGCTGGAAGGCTGGGCGGCTACGTCATCAACGGGCGCACCAAG GCCATGGTGGCATGTTACCCAGGCAACGGGCTGGGGTATGTGAGGCATGTTGACAATCCCCACGGCGATGGGCGCTGCATCACCTGTATCTATTACCTGAATCAGAACTGGGACGTCAAG GTGCATGGTGGCCTGCTGCAGATCTTTCCTGAGGGCCGGCCTGTGGTAGCCAACATCGAGCCACTCTTTGACCGGCTGCTCATTTTCTGGTCTGACCGGCGGAACCCTCATGAAGTGAAACCAGCCTATGCCACCAG GTACGCCATCACTGTCTGGTATTTTGATGCCAAGGAGCGAGCAGCAGCCAAAGACAAGTATCAGCTAG CATCAGGACAGAAAGGTGTCCAAGTACCTGTATCTCAGCCGAGTACACCCACCTAG